GCATGGCACTTGCTATTGACTCAGTTCCCTCAGCTGTAAAATAGAAATTGGATCAAAATGATGGTAGTATGTGACCATACAAGGCGAGGTGTACAACACATAACGTAAAACCATGATTGTCAACAcaactctctctccctctctatcCCCTTTGCACGCGTTTGCCTTATAAGAAGTAAGGAGCAGTGCACTGACTCGTGCGGAGAAGAGCCCCGGTGAACATACAAACCTTTTACTTATTCTGATTTCTAATTCGGAGGCACCTCCTTTTGAGTGGAGGCTCCAGGTCCTCGGGCCCGGCGCTGAGCATGGGCGAGGAGATGATGCAAGGCGCCATGGCAGCCTTCTCCGCGGGTTTTGGCACAGGCTGGATCACGCAGCCCGTCTTGGGCAGCATCCGCAGAGCGTAGGCGTGGTCCTCGTCCGCGGGGTTATTAAGGTTCGGGTCTGACTTGTCGCCCCCCGCCAGAGCCTCCTCCCCCATCAGCTTTTTGGCCGCCTCCCCGTCCAGGTGGCAGTTGGAAGCACAGTTGTTCTCTTTGACCGACTCCAGCTCGCTCACCGCCGGCTCCTCCGGCGACAGTAGCTTCTTGGGGGGcgcgggaggcggcggcggcggcggcggcgggggctgcTCGGGCGGCGGCTCCGCGCCCTTGGCGCCCTCGGCGGCGCCCCGCGTGCCGTTCACAATGACATTGCAGGCCGCGGCGGCCTCGGGGCCCGCGGGGGCGCCCGGGCCCGGGTCGCCAGCGGCGGGCGGGCTGCAGTGGCCGTCCCTGCAGCCGCCGCAGGTCCTGCGCTCGGCGGCGCCGGGTTCGCGCTCCGCCTTGACGTGCGCGTGCAGCGCGCGGTGGATCACGTTGTGCAGCCGGGCCCGGTGGCCCACCGTCAGGTCGATGACGCCGTCCTGCGGGCCCTGCAGCACGCCGCCGGGGAAGCCGAGCTGGCCGCCCGCGCCGGGGGGGCTGCCGGCGCGCCGCGTCAGGTCCACTACCTCGCTCCGGCCGTGCTCCGCCGGCGCGGGCGCCAGGCTCAGGGCCTGGCCTGAGCAGCCGGGCGGCGAGTCCGCGGACTTGGACGAGCCCTGCTTGGAGTCCCGGGGGGACAGGGAGTGTCCGCCTGGCTTGCCTCCTGCCGCCGAGGAGTCGCCGGGGGCGCTCGGAATGAAGTTCTCCCCGTTGCTGGAAAACCCGTTGGGGGGCTTGGAATCACTGACATGGGGGACGGGAATGGGAATGGGGATGGGCACGGGCAGGGGCACGATCACGGGGTATGGCACGAGCAAGGTGGGGGGCGGCACCAGCGGGGCGAGCGACGGCAGCCCGAAATTCATCATCTGGGGCACAGGCATTGGGCCATTTGGCATCATGCTTACCGGCGGGAAGGGGAGACTCGGCAAGGGTGCGCCGGGAGGCGGCGGGGGCAGCAGACCCGGGGGGTTCCCCGGCATGGTCGGGGTGCTCGGGGGGTGGATGTGGGGCGACAGCAGGGGCCGGTGcatggggctggaggtggggcccaGGTTCCTGGGGCCGCCTGGCGGGGGCCCGATGCCGGGGAGCATGGGGTTGGACAGGGGGCTGTTGGGGTTGGAGGCGTGGTGCGGTGGGCCGCGGATGAAGGGCGGGCGGAGCTGCTGCAtgatctgttgttccatgaagATGGGCAGCGGGACCGGGCCGCGGTTGGTCATCACCATGGGAGGGCTGCGAGGCGGGACTCCGAGGGGAGGCCCGATGCTCGCAGGTGGCTGGACGGAGACAGGAGGGATGTTTGGCGTCTCGCTGATGGGCATGGACTTGGGCACTGGCGTAGGGATTTTAGTGACAGAGCAGTTGGCAGTGTCAGATGGAGAGACGGTGGTGGACGCCGATGGGCCAGGGCCCTGGCTTTGGCCAGCTGCAGCCACCGGGGAGGGGGCCTTCCTGCGAGCATCTGTTAGAGGGATATTCCAAGAGTCTGGAGTGAGCAGCTGCACCCCGGtgccttctgttttattttccatgggaGGGTGTAATGTGCTGCACAGCCCAGCTGGAAGATTGGCCTGTGTCTCTTTGTAGAAAATGTCCATTTTGTACTGATTGAGACATTTCGCGCTGCAGAACTGAAGCCTTCTTTCCCCGTCCCCAAAGTCCAGGTATTCTTTTGTGTGTCTTATGTGCTTACACCAGTCACATACCTACAACACagtaataagaaaaaagataagcAATCTACTTTGGTAGATAGCATTTCATGTTTTACATAGAGGTTCTTTTCAAACTTTATCATAATTTTTCAACTAGGTGGAAGTGTTTCCTTCTAAAAGGTAAAATTCTTAAATGTTTGTAAAATGATTTCTCTTTGGAAGCCAGAATcgctttataaatattaactcttCAGACTAGCAATTACCACCatctcctattttaaaaaaagaaaaagaaactgttgtTCCCCTTTAAGCATAACTTAAAGGTGGATCTGACAAAGAGTACATATACCTGCCCATATATTTTCCGCAGTCAAAGAGGCTCATTGTTCATGCAAATCTAGATAGTTTTGGTGAAAAGAATTCTCCCAAAAGTTCAGTGGGCTTTGAAATATAGACCCTTAAAATTCTCCTCACACAAAGTCACTTTACACTACTGACTGTTGGATAATGCAGTTGGAAGGGGTGTGCTGTGTTAACCAATAACACAGAGCACTGAACATCATTATGTCTGGCTTCCAAGGGGAAACTTGGAATTAGTCATGAAGTCTGTGTGAGGTTTAGCTATTCCCAACCTGTGATGTTGCAGCAAGCTAGAATTATTTTTTGAGCTGTTTGCCCACTCTCTCTCAGTAGTCAGAATTTTTGGTGACATTTCTTGGCAGGCAGTCTTATTTAACAACTTTTCAAACACCAGAGAACGTTTTCCAAAAGTTTTTATGGCTTTTCCGCCCTTCAAATCTACTCCTGGCAAAAGAAAGACATcaccaaatttattttaaagttgggCTGCAGAACTAATTAAAGGCTGAGAGCTTTTCCCAATTGGAAATCACTAGACATCAAAGTTCAAAAAATAGTCATTCTCGGCTTCAGAACCCATTACTTTGGAGAAATTATTGTGATTTCATTAACACATTAATTTTGCAACACCATCAGCTCTCACAGATGGTGAAGACATGATCTACAATTCAAATATGACTCTTGTTTGCACAAATGTCTTTCCTTCATATGGCATTTTAAACAAGAATTAATATGAGTAATCTTGCCATAGCTATAAACAGATAAACAGATGTCAAAATTTTCAATAGTTCTTTCAGTGCCTTACTTTTTTGACTGAACATTACACacacaatctttttttctttttttttttttggtcatttcctCAGCACTCAAGCCATACAGCAGGAGAGGAAGAATTCTGAAACACAATGCAATGGTGAGTTCATTGAATCTGAATCTCTTTTCAATAAAGCCCTGGTTCCAGTATTGCTCTGAACGGAGCCCTGTTTTTGTTGAGAAGGGTGTCTGTTGTTCTGTTGCTGGTgcatgttgttttttttaactatggCAAACTGATagcattaaaaatgataaattttagtaATGATTGGTCACATAAACAATGCAAAAACAACATATGTTGGGCATTTGATTACTCATCTCATTTAACTCTCAGCTTTCCTAGACTGTAAACAGTGGTGGCAGGCTAGTATGTGATTTTGAGTGTACACACTCATGGCAGATGTGTCTGTATGTGTAAATCCACTCTTTTCCTTCTCACTTTTCCCCCTGATATTGCAGGTAATATATTTGATGGTGTGAGACTGAATAACACGTACTTATTGGCATACATTAGTTTTTTGTTTGGTCTCATATCAAAAAACCCTTTCAAAATGCTtgttgcaaaaacaaacaaacaaacaaaaaaacaatgctAAGACACTCCTGTGTTTCATTACAGTGTTTCAAGTTTCTCCAGAATTGagagttgtgtttttatttttatcacagtTGAGATGTCTAGTTTACAAATAAGCACAGAATTGCCTCTGATGAGAAGAGACACACACAATCTCTCAGACTCTTAAAATTCTCATCTAGATAAAGGCCAAATAAACTATTGAAAACTTGATGCTCATAAGTTATTGATTTTAAAACctgatcatttttataaaattaatgtataatGACATGACATTTACattccaatatgaaataaagcCACCAGATTCTGTTTCAACATTAGGAATCCATAGAAAGCCTAAAATGAAGCCTAAGTGAAGGATCAAATATAGCTTCTTTAATCAtgaactaaaaaaacaaacattatcaatgaattaaactaattaaaataatatattaaaatttctgGCATATTTCTTTTGGATCATATTTTTTAACCATAAGGGGAAAGAGTTTTCTGAAATCCTTAATTGGTTTTCAAATTGCCAGACTGAATTATTTGCCTCCAGAGGATTCCTATGTTTCCtcaagctaaataaatattttcaagtagagtaacaaaaaataatctaaatataaCTTAAATGCTCTCCCTTTACTTCCTTCACTTTCAATAATTCATTGATGAATAAGGAATGCTTATAGATCTATCCCAATTATCCAAGGAGTGTTCtccaccatattttatttatttcctcataaAAGGAATTACAGACATCAAAGTTCGAAGCAGATTCTGTTTTATCAGGCTTTCCAGTTAAAGCAAAAGCCTAATGGTTACCTACTTGATTTTCTGCAGCATCCCAAAGGGTTTACATAATATTGTGACAGTTTATGACTATCTCATTTTGGGTAAGAAGTGTGAGTGTGTATGCTTGTCTTATTACATTTCAATTCTGAACACTGGTCTAAAAACACAGTAAAGCAATCTTTCTGGTGAAGCGAAAaattattagaggaaaaaaattgtCACTTAATACATAATGAATCACGTCTGTCTTATAGGACACATCGTTTAAGATTGGGTCAATGAATTTATGGCACAAATGGCTATATCATGTGAAGCAATAAAATGCAACACATCATTCATTCTACATCTAACTAATGACACACTTCTCATAATTAAAGATTTCATCATAAGAGCCTGAGCTGATTACTTAAGATGTAGTAGTTAGGTGAAAAATATATACTGTAGAtctttctctttaataaaataacatttgcaTATCCATGAAATACATAGCATGTGTCTcataagctatggtttttctgaattgtggtgttatAGGGTATCCTTCCCGTCTTTTTTTCCCACAGACggctttaattttttctttttaaccttttgaggcattatttttttcctcattatgcCAAGAAGTACCAAAATTCCTTCAGATATTTTAGAAGATAAAGAGTAAGAAGTGCAGAGCTCAACTCACTGGGCTCTGGAATGATTTCCCCTAATTCCACCCGGCTTTGTTTCTGTTGGAATCTGGCCTCTTTGGTTCCACTTCTCCCCCTAACAGGTCCCAGATTGGATggagctgaggctgaagctgtTTAACGATGGCAATCTGGGGACCGAACAATCAGCTAATGCGAGGCCTTTGAGCCAGACAGCTGAAATGCTTCGTATCACAAATACATAATGTATCACGTGGAAGACAAAAAGATCACAAAGGAGATAAACAAATGCGTATTCCATTCAACCCTATAACAGCAGTCCTCAAAAAGATTAAATTTACCTTCCTGGGATGTGTCCAATTCTAAACAACAGAATGAACATTTCCTTTAGTCCATTTAGAGTATTTATATTTTGGTGGCTGACTGCCAGGGTAGTACTTATAAGCTCAGTGGCCTGATGGATTCACTCCTTTCCTGTGAAATAAATGTGGCAACCTACACCACTAAACTGCTCAAAAGACACTGCCTCAGCAGAAATATCACTTGCTCTTGatacaagaaaactgaaaagcagGACTTCTGGTTCCTATAACTCTTTCCATCTTGTATTTcccctggaaagaaagaaagctattCATGTTGGCAACTGagcctttatttttatataaacgtCCAAAGTCAAAGCCAAAATATGCCATGAGGTTACCCACATGGGCACAATATATACACTCGGCTGGGCTTAGAAGAAGATTCGGGTAGTGAGGGAGGGGGGACAGGGTTCCTAATTAACACATTAATCAGCTGTCAGCTGTGGGAGTGAAGTTCATCTTCCAGTGGAATCCACCCACCACTGCCTTCTGAGTGGTGACCAGCATCAGGCAATATTAAGAAACTCTTGCTGAAATCTTTCTTACTGGGCAAAGACATTTGCAGCAATGGAACAGTAAAAAGATATTAGCAAATCCTTGAATACCATCAAcaacttgaaaacaaaacaaaaggttcCTGTGCTCCTGACTTTTCATGAATACAGCACTCAGGTAACAGCTCAGAAATTGTAGCTGCTGTAACCAAGACGGGAGCTTGCCATAAGAGGCTGATTCTCTAGATCTTGGCCTGTTGAACACAGCATTGATCCTGCAGTCCAGGCCAGCTCAAAAAATCATGAGCTCACCTAGGAGTGAAGCCAAGGAGGCTGGACAGACATGGACCACAGGGGTGATCACTGTTTTGAAGGGTTTGGGTCTGCTTTACCTATAGATAATCACCTCATAGCATGAATTAAGGACCTTAGACTGATCCTGCCTGAATACCTGCTTTCAGCTCAACCCTGCAGTCCATGGCCCCAGCACCAGCTGTTCCTTTGGATTCAGGCTCTGCCTTTATCAGAGCCCTAATTTGGTGCACTTGGGCAGCAGATTGATTTGGAATCAGAagatatggatgtgagtttgggctCCATCATTTTCCAGCAGCACAGCCTTACGAAAAcatcagcttcagtttcttcgtCTGTGAAATGGAGCTAATAGTAGTGATGGGTAATGCTGGTGTACTGGGCATATCAGTGACCtttatggaatattttttcaGTTCCTAACCTGCCTCCCTCATGGTTGTTGATTTCCTAGGAACATCCCATATGTTTAAGTTCAGTTTAACTTAATGGGAGGATGTTTCTAATGGCAGCGTGAGGAGGAAAATGAAGGTTTTCATCCAGGCTTTCCTAGGAGCCTGCGTGTGTTTGACATAGAATGGAGCCTATCTCTCTCTGGGCAAACACATGCTGAACCTCACAGAGCCAGCTCCATCCTGCCACTCCAGGGTGAAGAAGGACTGTCTGCAGAGACAAGGAACTGGATGACAGACCTGTGTGAGTCCCACTGCCCACCCTCCTGGGAAGGCCTTATTCAGTTCCTGCTGAGCCCACTTTTTCTAAGGCCAGTCATTCTCCAGTTCAGGCAAAAGCTTGAAAAAGCAGCACGGCTGCATGGAAATGAGTGTTAGAACCATTAAGATGAGTAATTCCTCTTAGGCTCAACTGCTGTTTGAATAGTGGAAGCCATAAACTGTGCTAttcatgttttattaaaaaacagaactgaTGAACGATCTGCTTGACTCATTACATGGCAGAAACTATCTTCCAAAGGAAGGGCCAGAAGCCACGGTATCACATGCCCTGAAGACAGGATGACCCGAGCCGGCACGGCAGAATGTGTGTGAGGGCAAGCCCCTGTGGAGAGGGGCGCCAAACTCTGATGGGGGAGACCAAGTTCACCATTCCAACTTTCCTTGCAGAGCTGGATTacagtgaaggaaggaagaagatgaCCTAACCTTAGACGTGCATAGCCACACAGAAATCAGGAGAGGGATTTAGAATGAGCAAAGGctattattgtgttgttgtttttttaagtcaATTCATGGAGAAGTTCATTCTCAAAAAAACTAACTTTCTGCAGGTTTAGAGTCCAACATGATGGTGTTTGCTATATAGTTCTTTTTGTATAAGCGTCttatttggttttttgtttggctTTGCTGTTGGGCTTCTCTCTCTCCAACCCCCACCCCTATCTCTTGGTCTCTCTCTTCCTCGTATAGGATTTGGAACTCAAGAAGACACTAACAACCATCTTTGTTAGAACTGAACATCTCCCTAGAAAGCTGCCCTGTAGGAACTTTATACCATGACTCAATTACTACTTATAAGTTTCCAGCTGGATTTCAGAAACCCTGGGCCAGGTCACCAGGGCAGAGCCTTCTCTTTCACACATGCCATGAGCTCTGAGAGGCAGAGCAGAGATATGCTTGGTTTTTAGGATCTCAAAGCGCTGACAAATGGCTTCCAGGATTTCATGAGTGCTGACAAATGCCTCCTTACTGACCCAAGTCTCTGTTTCTACAGCCAAAGCAAGAGATGGACTCCTGCCCTGTATTCAGTGATGGAGGGTCCGTCCATCCTCATGGCCAAACATATGACTCAGAAGAAGGTGATTTTTCCCTTTGTTCTGACAAGTTTGGTTGCCTAAGCGCATTAGTGTATCGTCACAAAACTCTCCACTTCATTAAAACTGGATAAATGCTACTTACATCTTCCTAACACAAGTCATCCAGatggaaactgaaaaattcaaacatTGGAAAATCTGGCCCACCTGATGCCAAATGTTTGCCTCTCTGTTTTTCAGTTCTGCAGCTCTGAGAGGACAGACACATAGTCCAGGAGATCTCAGAGCAATGAAATTCAGCCCTGAGCAGAACCTCAGAGATCACTGGGGACACCCCTCCAGCCTCCAGCTCCTGGGAGGGCAATACTTAATCATGCTCAGCTCAGGTGCTCAGCTGTAAACTGAGATCGTCTATCGGGACGCACTGCCCAGGAAACACGTGGCCAAGAAAGAACCAGCAAGTGACTGCAGACATGGAAAATGTGCCCCATAAAAGCAGAGAGCCATGTCCTACCCTATCCTCCAGGGAATCGCTGCTGCCATGCCCTGTGACTCGatcttttctcctttatatcAACTCCAGATATTCTAATTGTGACCTGCCCTGAAAATTCTGCCATCACAAATCCAATTATTCATTCACTGGATTCCTTGTTTCAGGAGGCACTGAACTGCGAAGCAGTACAGTAAAGATTTAGCAcctgccctcaagaagctcaGAATCTATTAACAGAcatgggagggacttccctggtggtccagtggctgggctctgtgctcccaatgcagggggcctgggtgtgatccctggtaagggaactagacccacaggccacaactaggagttcacatgctgcaacaaagatcctgcatgtttcaactaagacctggtgcagccaaatagataaatattaaaacaacatcaacaacagtCATGGGAGAAATTTGTGTGCCCCACTCCCCAGATTTGTTCTGAATGCAACagtttttaactaaaaaatagtCTTAATATTTTACTCTCAGTATCTAACTCCCCTTTGCTCCTCTACCCTGTGACTCCTCTTTTATCAAATGTATATCAGAATCTTCTTTCAGATATGTATTTACCTTGGTTATTGTAAACTTTCCTTGTTTTCAAAATAGATATATGGATCTCTTTTGAAATGTACTTTGATCTCATTTATCATTACTCTGTTTCCTAAATGCATACTTGAATATTTGAAATTTCATTATAAGAGCTCTCTCTCTGCCTGAAAAAAACTATATAGAGGGACTCTGGGTTGCACTTGTATAAAAGGAGAGCCATCAATGTGATGTGTTAAAAAGTGAAGTATACTAGTTACCTGGCTTCTTTTTATCTGTGGTCACTCACCTCATTTCTTCCTTCATACAGactttttagaaaatgcaaaaaatcatATTTCAATACAAGGTTTTAATTCCACAACATAGCTAATCATACATCAATAATATGACTCTTCGGAAGGATTGTTATTGTTATCTGTGATATTTGAAACCATCTCTTTTTTCCCTAGGGATGTTATTTGTATCTGCCTCCTCACCCACCCGGGCTGTGTCTTGGCATCAGTGATGAGCAGCACCACTGAAATGCCACAACA
The genomic region above belongs to Bos indicus isolate NIAB-ARS_2022 breed Sahiwal x Tharparkar chromosome 9, NIAB-ARS_B.indTharparkar_mat_pri_1.0, whole genome shotgun sequence and contains:
- the SOBP gene encoding sine oculis-binding protein homolog isoform X1 — translated: MAEMEKEGRPPENKRSRKPAHPVKREINEEMKNFAENTMNELLGWYGYDKVELKDGEDIEFRSYPTDGESRQHISVLKENSLPKPKLPEDSVISPYNISTGYSGLATGNGLSDSPAGSKDHGNVPIIVPLIPPPFIKPPAEDDVSNVQIMCAWCQKVGIKRYSLSMGSEVKSFCSEKCFAACRRAYFKRNKARDEDGHAENFPQQHYAKETPRLAFKNNCELLVCDWCKHIRHTKEYLDFGDGERRLQFCSAKCLNQYKMDIFYKETQANLPAGLCSTLHPPMENKTEGTGVQLLTPDSWNIPLTDARRKAPSPVAAAGQSQGPGPSASTTVSPSDTANCSVTKIPTPVPKSMPISETPNIPPVSVQPPASIGPPLGVPPRSPPMVMTNRGPVPLPIFMEQQIMQQLRPPFIRGPPHHASNPNSPLSNPMLPGIGPPPGGPRNLGPTSSPMHRPLLSPHIHPPSTPTMPGNPPGLLPPPPPGAPLPSLPFPPVSMMPNGPMPVPQMMNFGLPSLAPLVPPPTLLVPYPVIVPLPVPIPIPIPVPHVSDSKPPNGFSSNGENFIPSAPGDSSAAGGKPGGHSLSPRDSKQGSSKSADSPPGCSGQALSLAPAPAEHGRSEVVDLTRRAGSPPGAGGQLGFPGGVLQGPQDGVIDLTVGHRARLHNVIHRALHAHVKAEREPGAAERRTCGGCRDGHCSPPAAGDPGPGAPAGPEAAAACNVIVNGTRGAAEGAKGAEPPPEQPPPPPPPPPPAPPKKLLSPEEPAVSELESVKENNCASNCHLDGEAAKKLMGEEALAGGDKSDPNLNNPADEDHAYALRMLPKTGCVIQPVPKPAEKAAMAPCIISSPMLSAGPEDLEPPLKRRCLRIRNQNK
- the SOBP gene encoding sine oculis-binding protein homolog isoform X2 — protein: MAEMEKEGRPPENKRSRKPAHPVKREINEEMKNFAENTMNELLGWYGYDKVELKDGEDIEFRSYPTDGESRQHISVLKENSLPKPKLPEDSVISPYNISTGYSGLATGNGLSDSPAGSKDHGNVPIIVPLIPPPFIKPPAEDDVSNVQIMCAWCQKVGIKRYSLSMGSEVKSFCSEKCFAACRRAYFKRNKVCDWCKHIRHTKEYLDFGDGERRLQFCSAKCLNQYKMDIFYKETQANLPAGLCSTLHPPMENKTEGTGVQLLTPDSWNIPLTDARRKAPSPVAAAGQSQGPGPSASTTVSPSDTANCSVTKIPTPVPKSMPISETPNIPPVSVQPPASIGPPLGVPPRSPPMVMTNRGPVPLPIFMEQQIMQQLRPPFIRGPPHHASNPNSPLSNPMLPGIGPPPGGPRNLGPTSSPMHRPLLSPHIHPPSTPTMPGNPPGLLPPPPPGAPLPSLPFPPVSMMPNGPMPVPQMMNFGLPSLAPLVPPPTLLVPYPVIVPLPVPIPIPIPVPHVSDSKPPNGFSSNGENFIPSAPGDSSAAGGKPGGHSLSPRDSKQGSSKSADSPPGCSGQALSLAPAPAEHGRSEVVDLTRRAGSPPGAGGQLGFPGGVLQGPQDGVIDLTVGHRARLHNVIHRALHAHVKAEREPGAAERRTCGGCRDGHCSPPAAGDPGPGAPAGPEAAAACNVIVNGTRGAAEGAKGAEPPPEQPPPPPPPPPPAPPKKLLSPEEPAVSELESVKENNCASNCHLDGEAAKKLMGEEALAGGDKSDPNLNNPADEDHAYALRMLPKTGCVIQPVPKPAEKAAMAPCIISSPMLSAGPEDLEPPLKRRCLRIRNQNK